The region GCCGATCAGGAGATGGACGAGGATCATGGTGCACATGAGCGCAAGCGACAGGGAGACCGCCTCCGCGACGGGACGGCCAAACTGAAAGATCAGCACCGTCGCCGACGACAGTGCGATAACAGCCATGCAGATTGCTACAAATATGGTCCCTGTCCGGCCCATGCGCGTGATTGTTCCAAGTCGAATCAAAAGCTACTGGTTAATCATGCCTTAAGAAGCATCCACCACCGAATCCGCAACCCGCTTTACGGTGTGGAATCCGTGACTTGTCCCCGACTATGCTCAATTTGTAATGGAAATCCGTCAATTCAAAGCACGCCGGATGCGCCCAGAATGTCTCAAAAAGGCTTGACAGACAACGTCCGCCCTCGTGACGCGGACCTCATTTAGCCTTTGCATTCGCACCGGACTTCGCTAAACTTCCGCTAGGGAAATACAGTGTTGCGGCACTGTGGCTTGAGGAGGCCGGTATGCCTGCTGCCGGACAAACGTCCCGGCGTTCAGCACCACAGGCAGCATCGCGTGCCACGAGGGAGTTCCGTGCGTCCGTTCAGCAGAACGGCGTATCCAGGCGCGAAACGCGTCCGAATACCGCCCCATTATCCGACGACCAGATCCGCACCGCGCTCGCCAGAACGCTGGAGAGCCCGGAGTTCCACTCCGTTCCCCAGCTTCGGGCGTTTCTGGATTATGTGGTCAAGGCCACGCTCGACAACGACCGGGAGAAGATAAAGGGGTACACCATCGCCGTGGGAGCCCTTGGCCGCCCTGACGATTTCAACCCTGTCACGGACCCGATCGTTCGGGTGGAAGCCGCCCGTCTGCGCCGCAGGCTGACGAAATACTATGAAGGATCAGGCTCGTCGGACCCGATCCACATCACCATTCCCAAGGGCAGTTACGCGCCCGACTTCCATGCTGCGCCTGCCGGATCGTCCTGCGAGGAACCGCTCGCCGGACACACGGAAGATCACCCGGTTTCAGCCGGGCAGCCTCCTCCCCCGCCTCGCTCCACCGTCGCACCCGATGAAGCACCAGACGCCACCGGCGGCGTGAATATCGTGCCTGCGGCCGCTTCCGGCGCGGCTGATCTGCCCGGCCTCCCGAGGCACTTCGTCAGGTTTCTCCCGACCATGCCGGCACTGCCGGTGCGCAACACGATGCGGCATCGCATCCCCCTACCCTTTGCCCTTGCGTTTGGCCTGGCCTGCTTTCTGGCCGGTTTCCTGGCTGCCTCACAGTAATTCTGTCCGGCGCTGCACATGACGCGGCGGTTCCTTCCATTCCGCCTCGCCAGCCAAAAATGCAAATTGCGCAATCTGACAACGCTTTGTTTACCCTGTTCGGAGAATTATCAGGTTGACGAATCTTTTGATTTCCGAATGACCCAGGTCAAACCATGGGAGTTGCCCAGCGATGGGGAGTATTGAGGGCAAAGAACTGCCTGTAGTTGTACGCGTACTGGATGCATCGGCTTCCGAGGCCGCACGGACATCCGCGGTTTGTGCAAAATTGCCTCAGTCCTGCACGGATCCGATCCTGTACACGGAATCCGCCTCCTGCCTGCAGGACCTTGCAGACAAATCAACCGACATCCTCATCATTGACCTGGAAACCATCGGCGGCGACGAGGCCCTGGTCGCCTACGCTGTCAGATGCCCCAAGGCCGTTATCATCGCCGTCTCGGCGATGGGGTCCGTGTCGCGGGCCGTCAGCGCGATGCGCGCCGGTGCGCATGATTTCCTCACCAAGCCGTTTTCCCTGGATGCGCTTGCCACGAAGATCGCCTTTCAACTCAAGCAGCGCCGGCCAACCCCGGCCGCGGTGGTTCCGAAGCCGCAGGAGATCCGTCCCGTTCAGGAGAGACGCGAGGCACTGCCCAGGAGCATTCCGGATGCTGCCGAGCCCGGCGGCCTTGACCGCCTGATCGGCCACTCCGCGCAAATGCGCGATGTCCATGACCAGATCAGGCGAATGGCCCCCTCGCAGGCCCCCGTCTTCATCACCGGCGAGATCCGGTACGGGCAAGGAGCTGTGCGCCAAAGCGGTGCACGACCTGTCGGACCGGCGTCCGAACCGGTTCGTCACGCTCAATTGTGCCGCCATTCCCCGCGACCTGATCGAAAGCGAGATCTTCGGCTATGTCCGGGGCGCCTTTACCGGGGCGACCGACAACCGGGCCGGGGCCGCGGAACAGGCAGATCGCGGAACGCTGTTTCTGGATGAGATCGGCGAAATGGACCTGTTGCTGCAAAGCAAGCTGCTGCGGTTCCTCCAGACAGGTACGTTCCAGCGCCTTGGCGACACGCAGACGCGGAAAGTGAATGCGCGCATCATCTGTGCGACGAATCGCAATCCGGTTGCCGAAATCTCGGCCGGCCGGTTCCGCGAGGATCTTTACTACCGCCTTCATGTCCTGCCGGTCCACCTGCCCCCGCTACGCGAACGCCGCGACGATATTCTGCCGCTCGCCAAGGCTTTCCTGGAGCGCTACTCCCACGAGGAGCGGCGCGGCTTCAGGGGGTTT is a window of Roseibium salinum DNA encoding:
- a CDS encoding sigma 54-interacting transcriptional regulator, which codes for MHDLSDRRPNRFVTLNCAAIPRDLIESEIFGYVRGAFTGATDNRAGAAEQADRGTLFLDEIGEMDLLLQSKLLRFLQTGTFQRLGDTQTRKVNARIICATNRNPVAEISAGRFREDLYYRLHVLPVHLPPLRERRDDILPLAKAFLERYSHEERRGFRGFDADAESRVVSYAWPGNVRQLENTIRQIVVMNDGAAVTFDMLPMAIRDQSSRPNSIIDLSRERSRAAAPIRAFGSIEPLWAQERRIIEDALDAFDGNIAMAAAALEISPSTIYRKRQSWLARSG